One stretch of Rosistilla oblonga DNA includes these proteins:
- a CDS encoding SulP family inorganic anion transporter, which produces MPQNTNLFSPSTVARDLVAGLVVFLVALPLCLGIALASGADLFSGLLSGIVGGIVVAVISGSHTSVSGPAAGLTAIVAAQIAVLGSFEAFLLAVAIAGLIQIGFGIAKGGALSAFFPSSVIKGLLVAIGIILILKQIPHVFGHDTDPEGEMSFQQPDQENTFSELLTLVAGEIHIGAMVVGLLSVALLVVWDRIPKLKNSLVPAPLIVVFLGVGLSMWFQGMGEEWSITASHLVQIPIAGSFSEFVGFLRLPDFTQVVNPAVYIAAITIAVVASLETLLNLEAVDKLDPEKRNSPSSRELIAQGCGNLTCGLIGGLPVTSVVVRGSVNVGAGSKTKLSAIFHGVLLLLSVALLPRYMNMIPLSALAAILLVTGFKLASPKLFKQMWDEGRYQFLPFIITVVAIVFTDLLVGILIGLAVSVLFILNSNLRSPIRRIVETHLAGDITHIELANQVSFLNRAAIERILNESKRGTNLLIDASDSDYIDPDVLSLIRDFKENVGPARGITVSLKGFRAKYQLQDEVQFADYSSRELQDRVASDQVIELLREGNRRFVDGTRLNRDLGRQVNATSGGQNPLAAILSCIDSRVPTELVFDLGVGDIFSVRVAGNVVGTKSLGSLEYAVGVAGVKLVAVLGHTRCGAVTAAVNLVANGQDAMSVTGCQHLQSIVDEIAYSVDGADPKALDQMSEEALEAYVDEVAKQNVRRTGEEILSRSDVIRNAVNGGTVKLVGALYDVKSGRIEFLDIHGSVNESEPLKACQ; this is translated from the coding sequence ATGCCTCAGAATACTAACTTGTTTTCACCTTCTACAGTTGCCCGTGACCTCGTCGCCGGGCTGGTCGTCTTTTTGGTTGCCTTGCCATTGTGTTTGGGCATCGCGTTGGCTTCGGGAGCCGATCTGTTTTCAGGTCTGTTGTCGGGAATCGTGGGTGGGATAGTGGTCGCTGTGATCAGCGGTTCTCACACCAGTGTCAGCGGACCGGCCGCCGGTTTGACAGCGATTGTTGCCGCTCAGATCGCGGTCCTCGGTTCGTTCGAAGCTTTCCTGTTGGCCGTTGCGATCGCCGGTTTGATCCAGATCGGATTTGGTATCGCCAAAGGGGGCGCGCTGTCGGCGTTTTTCCCCTCCAGCGTCATTAAGGGGCTGTTGGTTGCGATCGGTATCATTCTGATCCTGAAACAGATTCCTCACGTCTTTGGTCACGACACCGATCCCGAGGGGGAGATGTCGTTTCAACAGCCCGATCAAGAGAACACCTTCTCCGAATTGTTGACGCTTGTCGCTGGCGAGATCCACATCGGCGCAATGGTCGTCGGTCTATTGTCTGTTGCGTTGTTGGTCGTGTGGGACCGGATCCCCAAGCTGAAAAACTCACTTGTTCCCGCCCCGCTGATCGTCGTCTTTCTGGGCGTTGGTTTGAGCATGTGGTTCCAGGGGATGGGTGAGGAATGGTCGATCACCGCAAGCCACTTGGTTCAGATTCCGATCGCCGGTAGTTTTTCGGAGTTCGTTGGCTTTTTGCGACTGCCCGATTTCACCCAGGTTGTGAACCCGGCGGTTTATATCGCAGCGATCACGATTGCCGTGGTGGCTTCGTTGGAAACGCTTTTGAATCTGGAAGCCGTCGACAAACTGGATCCCGAAAAACGCAATTCGCCCTCCAGTCGCGAGTTGATCGCGCAGGGTTGCGGTAACTTGACCTGTGGTTTGATCGGTGGTCTGCCGGTCACGTCGGTTGTCGTTCGCGGTTCGGTCAATGTTGGTGCAGGGTCGAAGACAAAACTCTCCGCTATTTTCCATGGCGTGTTGCTGTTGTTGAGCGTTGCACTGTTGCCGCGTTACATGAACATGATTCCGCTGTCGGCATTGGCTGCGATTCTGTTGGTGACCGGTTTTAAATTGGCCAGCCCTAAACTGTTCAAGCAGATGTGGGACGAGGGACGCTACCAGTTCCTGCCGTTTATCATCACCGTCGTTGCGATCGTCTTTACCGATCTGTTGGTCGGAATCTTGATCGGCTTGGCGGTCAGCGTGCTGTTTATTTTGAACAGTAACCTTCGCAGCCCGATCCGCCGGATCGTCGAAACGCATCTGGCCGGCGATATCACGCATATCGAATTGGCAAACCAGGTCAGCTTCTTGAACCGCGCGGCGATCGAACGGATCTTGAACGAATCCAAACGTGGAACCAATCTGTTGATCGACGCATCGGATTCGGATTACATCGATCCGGATGTCTTGAGTTTGATCCGCGACTTCAAAGAGAACGTCGGTCCGGCGCGAGGTATCACGGTCAGCTTGAAGGGCTTTCGGGCGAAGTATCAACTGCAGGACGAGGTTCAGTTCGCCGATTATTCCAGCCGCGAATTGCAAGACCGAGTTGCATCGGATCAAGTGATCGAACTTCTCCGCGAAGGGAATCGTCGCTTTGTCGATGGCACGCGGTTGAATCGCGATTTGGGACGACAGGTCAATGCGACCTCGGGAGGCCAGAACCCGCTGGCGGCGATTTTGTCCTGTATCGATTCGCGGGTTCCCACCGAACTTGTCTTCGATCTCGGCGTGGGAGATATCTTCAGCGTCCGCGTGGCGGGAAATGTTGTTGGTACCAAATCGCTCGGCAGCCTCGAATACGCCGTGGGCGTGGCGGGGGTTAAGTTGGTTGCGGTCCTGGGCCACACTCGCTGTGGTGCGGTGACTGCCGCGGTCAATTTGGTCGCCAACGGGCAAGACGCGATGTCGGTGACAGGATGCCAGCATCTGCAGTCGATCGTCGATGAGATTGCTTACAGCGTCGACGGAGCCGATCCCAAGGCTCTGGATCAGATGAGCGAGGAAGCCTTGGAGGCGTATGTCGATGAGGTCGCCAAGCAGAACGTCCGACGGACGGGGGAAGAGATCCTGAGCCGCAGCGATGTGATCCGCAACGCTGTCAACGGAGGAACTGTCAAGTTGGTTGGCGCCTTGTACGATGTCAAATCGGGAAGGATCGAGTTCCTCGACATCCATGGTTCGGTGAACGAATCCGAACCGCTGAAGGCTTGCCAGTAG
- a CDS encoding FAD-dependent oxidoreductase gives MKPHDAQPDRRNFLQHSLLGTAGAGMALASTSHVTVAAETQGEESPDATITNRVDVLVVGGGTAGTIAAIQAGRAGAKTMLVERGSQLGGTMTTGGVAFPGLFDAWGKQVIAGIGWELVRESVELDGGQLPNFAKVPQRHWQNQVYTNQFLYAILAEEKCHEAGVELAYYEFPQAAKRVADGWQVDCVGFGTQRRILCKQIIDCTGGAEVVGMLGFDRLREEVRQPGSMLFKIGEEHQPGREQVHRLYVHGADSSNSRTVTQANLTGRRSVLAKVRAEKKRLMHLQPETGFRESYRIVGETMVTVNDYTSGRQFDDAISNAFYPVDLHTKTGVRPKPLKPGTVPTIPLGALIPKGSRDLIVAGRCLCSDQLANSGLRVQASCMGMGQAAGVAASLAAQTGTTPMEVPLAEIHKVLREHGAIIPGKA, from the coding sequence ATGAAACCACACGACGCGCAACCCGATCGACGCAATTTCCTCCAGCATTCACTGTTAGGCACCGCGGGAGCCGGGATGGCGTTGGCATCGACCTCACACGTCACCGTCGCTGCCGAAACGCAAGGGGAAGAGAGCCCCGACGCCACGATCACCAACCGTGTCGATGTGCTTGTTGTTGGGGGCGGAACCGCTGGAACGATCGCAGCGATCCAAGCCGGCCGCGCCGGCGCGAAGACGATGCTTGTCGAACGTGGCAGCCAATTGGGCGGAACGATGACAACCGGCGGCGTCGCGTTTCCGGGACTGTTCGACGCCTGGGGCAAACAGGTGATCGCGGGGATCGGTTGGGAATTGGTCCGCGAGAGTGTCGAGCTCGACGGCGGCCAACTGCCTAATTTTGCCAAAGTGCCGCAGCGACACTGGCAGAACCAGGTCTACACCAATCAATTCCTGTACGCGATTCTTGCGGAAGAGAAGTGCCACGAGGCGGGCGTCGAACTGGCGTATTACGAATTCCCACAAGCCGCCAAACGCGTCGCCGATGGCTGGCAAGTCGATTGCGTCGGCTTCGGCACCCAACGCCGGATCCTCTGTAAACAGATCATCGATTGCACCGGCGGCGCCGAAGTTGTCGGCATGCTCGGATTCGACCGACTGCGGGAAGAGGTGCGGCAGCCCGGTTCGATGCTCTTTAAAATCGGCGAAGAACATCAACCCGGACGCGAACAAGTCCATCGCCTGTACGTCCACGGAGCCGATTCGAGCAACTCGCGGACCGTCACCCAAGCGAACCTAACGGGCCGCCGATCGGTCCTCGCCAAGGTCCGTGCCGAGAAGAAACGGCTGATGCATCTGCAGCCCGAGACCGGGTTCCGCGAGAGCTACCGGATCGTTGGCGAGACGATGGTCACCGTCAACGACTACACCTCCGGCCGCCAGTTCGACGACGCGATTTCGAACGCCTTTTATCCAGTCGATCTGCACACCAAGACGGGCGTCCGCCCTAAACCGCTGAAGCCGGGGACGGTGCCAACGATCCCGCTGGGTGCTCTGATTCCGAAGGGAAGTCGCGATCTGATCGTTGCTGGCCGCTGTCTGTGCAGCGATCAATTGGCCAACTCCGGCCTGCGAGTTCAAGCCTCTTGCATGGGGATGGGACAAGCCGCGGGTGTCGCCGCGTCGTTGGCCGCCCAAACCGGAACGACGCCGATGGAAGTTCCGCTGGCCGAGATCCACAAAGTGCTGCGCGAGCATGGTGCCATCATCCCCGGCAAGGCCTAA
- a CDS encoding DUF4405 domain-containing protein: MRRSFVSLMTAMTFLVIAVTGVLAFVRPFSMTIVGLHALMGFVFIGVVGFHLANNLRPLKRYLRSKWMWINLAVTAALTTAIALQPQPVKALLGLSGNLGPALDRFELHDEGLTYQYTPAPHYKLTLSVRMGDAFDPADPPEFAIWIENSSFYHIKTLHRPEAADNEASLPYWSFKVKEYEKAKLAAAAGVDVDAISGATKNSSFDPADYMLPVDPEEPMPYRILVEINQPGDASEAVDDQPSLIYSVEVDNSDPHAFQLLDLIGYPQLEEDEQPPQWAIYYVDQRFDSALELIDSALLTIDRDKPAD, from the coding sequence ATGCGCCGCAGCTTTGTATCGTTGATGACCGCGATGACCTTCCTGGTGATTGCGGTGACCGGTGTGCTGGCGTTTGTGCGTCCCTTCTCGATGACGATCGTCGGGCTGCATGCGCTGATGGGTTTCGTGTTCATCGGCGTTGTCGGCTTTCATCTAGCGAACAACCTGCGGCCGCTGAAACGCTACCTGCGCAGCAAGTGGATGTGGATCAATCTGGCCGTCACCGCTGCGCTCACCACCGCGATCGCGCTGCAACCGCAACCGGTGAAGGCGCTCCTTGGGCTGAGCGGAAACCTGGGACCTGCACTGGACCGGTTCGAGCTTCACGACGAGGGGCTGACCTACCAATACACTCCCGCGCCGCACTACAAGCTGACGCTGTCGGTTCGAATGGGCGACGCGTTTGATCCAGCCGATCCGCCGGAGTTTGCGATCTGGATCGAAAACTCTTCGTTCTACCACATCAAAACACTCCACCGACCCGAGGCCGCCGACAACGAAGCATCGCTGCCGTACTGGTCCTTCAAAGTGAAGGAGTATGAAAAAGCGAAGCTTGCCGCCGCCGCAGGAGTCGACGTCGACGCGATCTCCGGCGCGACAAAAAACAGTTCCTTTGATCCAGCCGACTACATGCTGCCGGTCGATCCGGAAGAGCCGATGCCGTATCGGATCCTTGTCGAGATCAACCAACCGGGCGATGCCAGCGAAGCGGTCGACGACCAGCCTTCGCTGATCTACAGCGTCGAAGTCGACAACTCCGATCCGCACGCCTTCCAATTGCTCGACCTGATCGGCTACCCACAGCTTGAAGAGGACGAACAACCGCCGCAGTGGGCGATCTATTATGTCGACCAGCGGTTCGATTCCGCCCTGGAACTGATCGACAGCGCTCTGCTGACGATCGATCGCGACAAGCCCGCGGACTGA
- a CDS encoding prenyltransferase/squalene oxidase repeat-containing protein, with the protein MRVREAVRPLGNVVLWILVCCWFDGATAQEVVTFESVPEEREPITADEPMAAEFSAKQAAIYMDRAALTWQKEKNCVTCHTNMPYMFARPALASVQKDSGEVRQFFEEYRTVRWKEKGPNVNNGFWPIVVAAGLTFNDLQTTGHLSPVARDVLDILWTVQREDGGWAWPDCDYAPMEIDDHYGATVAALAIGIAPDGYSQTEQAVAGLEKLRGYFENSPPKSLHHRAMLAWCSVRIDGIVSDEQRATTLEQLLGNQLPDGGWSTSGFLTDWKDLLHPDAPPLDTETSDSYGTGLVIVISRELGVPADDPRLQRGIQWLLTNQRESGKWFTRSPVNDAGNLISNTGTALAVLALQSCGKLPGWPLESLKPSR; encoded by the coding sequence ATGCGTGTTCGCGAAGCTGTTCGGCCCTTGGGCAACGTTGTTCTCTGGATCTTGGTCTGCTGTTGGTTCGATGGAGCGACGGCTCAGGAGGTGGTCACGTTCGAATCGGTTCCCGAGGAACGCGAACCGATCACGGCCGACGAGCCGATGGCTGCTGAGTTCTCTGCAAAACAAGCGGCGATCTATATGGATCGCGCCGCGTTGACTTGGCAGAAGGAAAAGAACTGCGTGACCTGCCACACCAACATGCCGTACATGTTCGCTCGCCCGGCCCTTGCGTCGGTGCAGAAGGATTCGGGCGAAGTGCGTCAGTTCTTTGAGGAGTACCGCACGGTCCGCTGGAAGGAGAAGGGGCCCAACGTGAACAACGGCTTCTGGCCGATCGTCGTCGCGGCGGGGCTTACGTTTAACGATCTGCAGACGACGGGGCATTTGAGTCCGGTCGCGCGGGACGTGCTGGATATTTTGTGGACCGTGCAGCGTGAAGACGGTGGTTGGGCCTGGCCCGATTGCGATTACGCTCCGATGGAGATCGACGACCACTATGGCGCGACGGTCGCGGCGCTAGCGATCGGGATCGCTCCCGACGGATACTCACAGACGGAACAGGCGGTGGCGGGGCTGGAAAAGCTGCGCGGCTATTTCGAAAACAGCCCGCCAAAATCGTTGCATCACCGCGCCATGTTGGCTTGGTGTTCGGTGCGGATCGACGGCATCGTCAGCGACGAGCAGCGAGCGACTACGCTGGAGCAATTGTTAGGAAATCAATTGCCCGACGGAGGTTGGTCGACCTCCGGTTTCCTGACCGATTGGAAGGATCTGCTGCACCCCGACGCTCCGCCGTTGGATACCGAGACGAGCGATTCTTACGGCACCGGCTTGGTGATCGTGATCAGCCGCGAGTTGGGCGTTCCCGCCGACGATCCGCGATTGCAGCGAGGGATTCAGTGGCTGTTGACGAACCAACGCGAGAGCGGAAAGTGGTTCACCCGTTCGCCGGTCAACGACGCGGGAAACCTGATCTCCAACACCGGAACCGCGTTGGCGGTGCTGGCGCTTCAGTCGTGCGGCAAGCTGCCCGGTTGGCCGCTCGAATCTCTGAAGCCATCTCGGTAG
- a CDS encoding bestrophin family protein: MIRPLATSKTLAYVGGLALLVGCYSLLPIWLEYSRYHDAINTPSQFHGVLSFVLGLLLVFRTNTAYSRWWEARILWGGLVNACRNLGIKLTSSDGLTDETRSRALQLIVAFPVALRCHLREEIDDETRESLELLVGRAKHIPQAIAAQLYQIVWDAKRSGRIDGDELRVLDAELLRLMDICGGCERILKTRIVKSYRVFARQCVGIFLVSLPWAIVHDFRIWTLFITIITAYFMLGLETVAEHVETPFGYDEDDLDLESLCATIDTTVHETFSLHVPA; the protein is encoded by the coding sequence ATGATTCGACCGCTGGCGACCAGCAAAACACTCGCCTACGTTGGCGGGCTCGCGCTGCTGGTAGGCTGCTATTCGCTGTTGCCGATCTGGCTGGAGTACTCTCGCTACCACGACGCGATCAACACGCCTTCCCAGTTTCATGGCGTGCTCTCGTTCGTGCTCGGATTGCTGTTGGTCTTCCGTACCAACACCGCTTACAGCCGCTGGTGGGAAGCTCGTATTTTGTGGGGCGGGTTGGTCAACGCATGTCGCAATCTTGGGATCAAGTTGACAAGCAGCGACGGGCTGACCGACGAGACGCGATCGCGGGCCTTGCAGTTGATCGTCGCGTTCCCGGTCGCGCTGCGGTGCCATCTGCGCGAAGAGATCGACGACGAGACGCGGGAATCGCTGGAGCTGTTGGTGGGTCGCGCGAAGCATATTCCTCAGGCGATCGCGGCTCAGTTGTACCAGATCGTGTGGGATGCCAAGCGGAGCGGGCGAATCGATGGGGACGAGCTGCGGGTGCTCGATGCGGAACTGCTGCGATTGATGGATATCTGCGGCGGATGCGAACGGATTCTGAAAACCCGGATCGTCAAATCCTATCGCGTTTTCGCGCGACAGTGCGTCGGCATCTTTCTCGTTTCGTTGCCTTGGGCGATCGTGCACGACTTCCGAATTTGGACGCTGTTTATCACGATCATCACCGCCTACTTCATGCTGGGGCTGGAGACCGTCGCCGAACATGTGGAGACGCCGTTTGGGTACGACGAGGACGATCTGGATCTCGAGTCGCTGTGCGCCACGATCGACACGACGGTTCACGAGACCTTTAGCCTCCACGTGCCAGCTTAA
- a CDS encoding AAA family ATPase, translating into MYQRLTQEIGKLYVGQDELVLGTLTALFSHGHVLIESVPGLGKTLFVRTLGKVLGCQFGRIQFTADLMPSDITGAPVFDMKESEFRFHPGPVFTQLLLADEINRSPAKTHAALLEIMQEYRVTIDGVSHEVPRPFLVMATQNPLESEGTYNLPEAQLDRFMFKLIIDYPDSQQEAEILRMHSLQIDLNQRLHDEVATVTSPQEIREMIALCGTVRIDDSLVDYINNLVRLTRNWPSLHIGASPRAGIALMQSARTLAAFGGRDYATPDDVVEVVLPALRHRVQLTAEAEVEGRRVDEELTALIRSVEVPRS; encoded by the coding sequence ATCTATCAACGCCTGACCCAAGAGATCGGCAAGCTTTATGTCGGCCAGGACGAATTGGTGTTGGGGACGCTGACGGCATTGTTCAGCCATGGGCATGTATTGATCGAGAGCGTCCCCGGGTTGGGTAAGACGCTGTTCGTGCGAACGCTCGGCAAAGTCCTCGGTTGCCAATTCGGACGGATTCAATTCACCGCCGATCTGATGCCGTCGGATATCACCGGGGCACCGGTCTTCGACATGAAGGAATCGGAATTCCGGTTTCATCCGGGACCGGTCTTCACACAGTTGTTGCTGGCCGACGAGATCAACCGCTCGCCCGCCAAAACCCATGCGGCGTTGTTGGAGATCATGCAGGAATACCGCGTCACGATCGACGGCGTCAGCCACGAAGTGCCGCGCCCTTTTCTGGTCATGGCGACGCAGAATCCGCTGGAGAGCGAAGGGACCTACAACCTTCCCGAAGCTCAATTGGATCGGTTCATGTTTAAACTGATCATCGATTACCCCGACAGCCAGCAGGAAGCGGAGATCCTCCGCATGCACAGCCTGCAGATCGATTTAAATCAGCGCCTGCACGACGAAGTTGCGACCGTCACGTCGCCGCAGGAGATTCGTGAAATGATAGCTCTGTGTGGCACCGTTCGGATCGACGATTCGCTTGTCGATTACATCAACAATCTCGTCCGCCTGACACGCAATTGGCCGTCGCTGCATATCGGAGCTTCGCCGCGGGCGGGGATCGCGTTGATGCAGTCGGCTCGCACGCTGGCGGCTTTTGGCGGCCGCGACTATGCGACCCCCGACGACGTCGTCGAAGTCGTGCTGCCGGCGCTGCGGCACCGCGTTCAATTGACAGCCGAGGCGGAGGTCGAGGGGCGGCGGGTCGACGAAGAGTTGACGGCGTTGATCCGTTCGGTCGAAGTCCCCCGCAGCTGA
- a CDS encoding DUF4129 domain-containing protein, whose amino-acid sequence MMRHRDSVIDRTASCRFAATQFEDRRGDCRAAIRCSLMLLCQLLWLIALPSPTLADTPASPAAAEASDSSDAIGRSALESLGNVPWFDRDEDRVIAVPVEETDAADDDVAARTVGYEAAKKPNTQGTGNYQSILEMIGQVISWSILAVLVLLIVAAIAYAFMLHERDRAPRRAATAERGDRESETAERLQRLPVQIDQPASNLLSEARRLMEAGRYNEAIVYLFSHELVQLDRHQLLRLARGKTNRQYLREIRQSYDLQEILHNTIHAFEDAFFGDHTLTRQRFQSCWEQLDRFHAAVEQTAGKGASV is encoded by the coding sequence ATGATGCGTCATCGAGACTCCGTGATCGATCGCACTGCGAGCTGCCGGTTTGCAGCGACGCAATTTGAAGACCGTCGTGGAGATTGCCGCGCCGCAATCCGTTGCAGCTTGATGTTGCTTTGCCAGCTGCTGTGGCTGATCGCTCTACCATCGCCCACGCTAGCCGATACGCCAGCTTCGCCCGCGGCCGCGGAGGCATCCGATTCGTCCGACGCGATCGGTCGCAGTGCCCTCGAGTCGTTGGGGAACGTCCCCTGGTTTGATCGCGACGAGGATCGTGTCATAGCTGTCCCGGTCGAAGAGACCGACGCGGCCGACGACGATGTGGCGGCGCGAACGGTGGGATACGAGGCAGCGAAGAAGCCAAATACGCAGGGGACCGGTAACTATCAATCGATCCTCGAAATGATTGGCCAAGTGATCTCATGGTCGATCTTGGCGGTCTTGGTGCTGTTGATCGTGGCGGCGATTGCGTACGCGTTTATGTTGCATGAACGCGACCGCGCGCCGCGGCGTGCCGCCACGGCCGAGCGTGGCGACCGGGAGAGCGAAACTGCCGAACGGTTGCAGCGTCTGCCGGTCCAGATCGACCAACCGGCATCGAATCTGTTGAGCGAAGCCCGGCGGTTGATGGAAGCCGGCCGTTACAACGAAGCGATCGTCTATCTGTTCAGCCACGAATTGGTGCAACTGGACCGCCATCAATTGCTGCGGTTGGCTCGCGGCAAGACCAACCGGCAGTATCTCCGCGAGATCCGCCAGTCGTACGATCTGCAAGAGATTCTGCACAACACGATCCACGCTTTCGAAGACGCTTTTTTCGGCGATCACACGCTCACGCGGCAGCGCTTTCAAAGTTGTTGGGAACAGCTCGATCGCTTCCACGCGGCCGTGGAGCAAACCGCCGGTAAAGGAGCCTCGGTATGA
- a CDS encoding stage II sporulation protein M, with translation MNIVSLLEQRRHGWEELELLCNQMQNRGRTRAKAAGAARFASLYRSACADLALAEAYQLPPATVEYLHRLVGRAHNQLYRSRNFSLARSVDMLVRQAPQRIFADPCVHVCALLFFGLFWLSMLLGMSEQRLPDFPAQVVGQAQLEQMESNFEAELNAGFEHYVMMASFYIRHNTGIGLKCFAYGILIIPCIFTLAYNAVALGTSFGYMARDSTIGGENFFEFVTAHGPFELTAIVLSAAAGLRLGLGLISTTGLCRGDSLKVNAIRAIPVIAAAAVLFFLAAITEGFLSPSPLPYTFKAMWAIMSSGAMTFYFVVLGFPRAGIDAT, from the coding sequence ATGAACATCGTTTCCCTGTTGGAACAACGTCGCCACGGCTGGGAGGAATTGGAGCTGTTGTGCAATCAGATGCAGAATCGCGGTCGGACGCGAGCGAAGGCTGCCGGGGCGGCCCGGTTTGCTTCGCTGTATCGATCGGCCTGCGCCGACTTGGCGTTGGCCGAAGCCTACCAATTGCCGCCGGCGACGGTGGAGTATCTGCATCGGTTGGTTGGCCGGGCGCACAACCAACTGTATCGCAGCCGCAATTTTTCGCTCGCCCGATCGGTCGATATGCTTGTCCGCCAAGCACCGCAGCGGATCTTCGCCGATCCCTGCGTGCATGTTTGTGCGCTGTTGTTTTTTGGGCTGTTCTGGCTTTCGATGTTGTTGGGAATGTCCGAACAACGACTGCCCGATTTCCCGGCGCAAGTGGTTGGCCAGGCGCAGTTGGAGCAGATGGAATCGAATTTCGAAGCCGAACTCAACGCCGGGTTTGAACATTACGTGATGATGGCCAGCTTCTACATCCGGCATAACACCGGGATCGGATTGAAGTGTTTTGCTTACGGGATCTTGATCATTCCCTGTATTTTTACCTTGGCCTATAACGCCGTCGCGTTGGGGACCAGTTTTGGATATATGGCTCGCGATTCGACGATCGGCGGCGAGAACTTCTTCGAATTTGTCACCGCTCACGGACCGTTTGAATTGACCGCCATCGTCCTCTCCGCCGCGGCGGGGTTGCGATTGGGGCTGGGCCTGATATCGACGACGGGGTTGTGTCGCGGCGATTCCTTAAAAGTGAATGCGATCCGGGCGATCCCCGTGATCGCCGCCGCAGCAGTCTTGTTTTTCCTAGCGGCGATCACCGAAGGCTTTTTGTCCCCCAGTCCGCTACCGTATACGTTCAAGGCGATGTGGGCGATCATGTCCAGCGGCGCAATGACTTTCTATTTCGTGGTACTGGGATTTCCGAGGGCGGGCATCGATGCAACTTGA
- a CDS encoding RDD family protein encodes MFPTAPLDTTIEVVTPENIAFKYQLAGPFRRLPAFLIDLVVKAVLIMIAVLAVALFAGVTGSQLAGVVGFAAINVGWFLVWWFYGVAMETWFNGRTLGKMAMRIRVVTVSGHPIGGVQAMLRNLVCIADLAPPISLQFFAADAPPVYLIPTGIAGLVVMTCTRRMQRLGDLAAGTMVVIDERGWTLPVAQVEDARIPALASYIPPDYRVSPSLAKVLALYAERRLFLSPPRRRELAKNLAAGLSERFEFREDLDPDLLLYALYWRTYLADARDQDVDLQPLNGYSPLQKDAALVAVEAVPSEPSEFVTAVVAGDQPPPDSPTDPSSETKP; translated from the coding sequence ATGTTTCCGACCGCCCCACTTGATACGACGATCGAAGTGGTGACGCCGGAAAACATCGCGTTTAAGTATCAATTGGCTGGTCCCTTTCGCCGCTTGCCCGCCTTTCTGATCGACCTGGTGGTCAAGGCCGTGCTCATCATGATCGCGGTTCTTGCTGTCGCATTGTTTGCTGGCGTGACCGGCAGCCAGTTGGCTGGCGTGGTCGGATTTGCTGCGATCAACGTCGGCTGGTTTCTGGTCTGGTGGTTTTACGGCGTTGCGATGGAGACCTGGTTCAACGGTCGTACGCTCGGCAAGATGGCGATGCGAATCCGAGTCGTCACCGTGTCGGGACATCCGATCGGCGGGGTGCAGGCGATGTTGAGGAACTTGGTTTGCATCGCCGATTTGGCTCCTCCCATCTCGCTGCAGTTTTTTGCCGCCGACGCGCCGCCGGTCTATCTGATCCCAACAGGCATCGCCGGCTTGGTCGTGATGACGTGCACGCGGCGGATGCAGCGGTTGGGCGATTTGGCGGCCGGGACGATGGTCGTGATCGATGAACGAGGCTGGACGCTTCCGGTGGCGCAGGTCGAGGATGCGCGGATTCCCGCTCTGGCCAGCTATATTCCGCCCGACTATCGCGTCAGTCCCTCGTTAGCAAAAGTCTTAGCGTTATACGCTGAACGACGGTTGTTTCTGTCGCCGCCGCGGCGGCGCGAGCTGGCAAAAAATCTAGCCGCTGGGCTCTCGGAGCGGTTCGAGTTTCGCGAGGACCTCGATCCCGATCTGTTATTGTATGCGTTGTACTGGCGAACTTATTTGGCCGACGCCCGCGATCAGGATGTCGATCTGCAGCCTTTAAACGGATACAGTCCGTTGCAGAAAGACGCTGCCTTGGTGGCGGTCGAAGCGGTTCCGTCGGAGCCCAGCGAATTTGTCACCGCAGTTGTCGCCGGCGATCAACCGCCGCCCGATTCCCCGACCGATCCCTCTTCGGAAACCAAGCCATGA